Proteins encoded in a region of the Paenibacillus pedocola genome:
- a CDS encoding anti-sigma factor, translating into MSEEFKEHLRKYSEGSLPEDERTEVERELEKLEAYQVYLEELMEQEDQQTSQRFIIKPDLPEKNTSKKAKKTASRKEKKIIRRGKWKARFANTFTVLAVFLAFTVISTILTGVFYNSGDRVDRYRDVLISAVAVSRPNTSLNLNANGKFFFRMEFSGRLQKQIGSEQVDVGSYSSKFLLGLGGIGNYNWTDQQSGNTGSFIFDYPQAAQSTGGQRSDAQEWERLVMLPEGTVAEAYLSFDQLYSTDELLRKLEPLNVLPVWFAVDGGLAADERSFSTLLGFPYQPLWHAEDMTVREISSEKWGWFGKVTSSSSSSPSVESYGSGELREQNFIETLQLLQKYKTITRNAAPFLKVDESLSYLEEHGIHLYGAVITGPVKELLKLQQNSWVSNIRIGEVRLWNWRD; encoded by the coding sequence ATGAGTGAGGAATTCAAGGAGCATCTGCGCAAATACAGCGAAGGCAGCCTGCCGGAGGATGAGCGCACCGAAGTCGAGCGTGAGCTGGAGAAGCTGGAGGCCTATCAGGTGTATCTGGAGGAACTGATGGAGCAAGAGGATCAGCAGACCTCTCAGCGATTTATCATTAAACCGGATCTACCTGAGAAAAACACCTCCAAAAAAGCGAAAAAAACCGCTTCAAGAAAAGAAAAAAAAATCATCCGCCGGGGCAAATGGAAGGCGCGGTTTGCGAATACCTTTACGGTGCTGGCGGTTTTCCTGGCCTTCACAGTCATCAGCACTATCCTTACTGGGGTATTCTACAATAGTGGAGACCGGGTAGACAGATATAGAGATGTTCTAATTTCGGCGGTTGCCGTCTCACGTCCCAATACAAGCTTGAATCTGAATGCAAACGGGAAGTTTTTTTTCAGGATGGAGTTTTCGGGCAGGCTGCAGAAGCAAATCGGCAGTGAACAGGTGGACGTTGGAAGCTACTCCAGTAAGTTTCTGCTGGGGCTGGGCGGTATAGGCAATTACAACTGGACAGATCAGCAAAGCGGAAATACAGGGAGTTTTATTTTCGATTACCCGCAGGCAGCACAGAGTACCGGGGGACAGCGCAGTGACGCCCAGGAGTGGGAAAGGCTGGTGATGCTTCCTGAAGGCACAGTGGCCGAGGCTTACCTTTCCTTTGACCAGTTATATAGTACGGATGAGCTGCTGAGAAAACTTGAACCGCTGAATGTACTGCCAGTGTGGTTTGCAGTGGACGGAGGCCTGGCTGCCGATGAACGTTCCTTCAGTACCCTGCTCGGATTTCCGTACCAGCCGCTCTGGCATGCCGAAGATATGACGGTTAGGGAGATTTCCTCGGAAAAATGGGGCTGGTTCGGCAAAGTGACTTCAAGCAGCTCGAGCTCCCCTTCAGTCGAGTCCTACGGCAGCGGCGAACTCCGGGAGCAGAATTTCATCGAGACGCTGCAGCTGCTGCAAAAATACAAAACGATTACACGTAACGCTGCCCCATTTTTAAAAGTGGATGAATCCTTAAGTTATCTGGAGGAGCACGGTATTCATCTGTATGGTGCTGTGATTACAGGTCCGGTTAAAGAGCTGCTGAAGCTGCAGCAGAATTCCTGGGTCAGCAATATCCGGATCGGTGAAGTGCGGCTGTGGAACTGGAGGGACTGA
- a CDS encoding FAD:protein FMN transferase, producing the protein MFKNKKSALILAALVIVIVAAVGIWLALGSKGDDNSSNTAANENSGGATVSEEGGTKALSQTYYIYDTVVNIKVFGDKATQQNMDDIQQLLERMDTEFSRTKEDGELYAVNQAAGKEAVTVSDETLDVVKQSLKYAEEMDGLFDPTIGPLVDLWAIGEGGEHVPDQADIDAAKSLTNYKDVIIDEAAKTIKLAKEGMVLDMGGIGKGYAADRIAEYLKEQGLDSAMINLGGSSIIALGNKPNGSPWNIGLQDPDQSRGTQLGTIKISDEVIDASGVYERFFMQDGVRYHHILDPRTGFPSQNGLKSITIMSPNATDADALSTGVFLMGLEEGMKYLESLPEKVDAFFITDDNKIYATSGLKDRLILTDPTYTFAN; encoded by the coding sequence GGCCGCATTGGTTATTGTCATCGTTGCAGCTGTCGGCATCTGGCTGGCGCTTGGCAGCAAAGGAGACGACAACAGCAGTAATACGGCTGCGAATGAGAACTCCGGAGGCGCAACCGTTTCAGAAGAAGGCGGAACCAAGGCCCTGTCGCAGACTTATTATATCTATGATACCGTCGTTAACATCAAAGTGTTCGGCGATAAAGCAACTCAACAAAATATGGATGATATCCAGCAGTTACTGGAACGTATGGATACTGAATTCAGCCGCACTAAAGAAGATGGTGAGCTGTACGCCGTTAATCAGGCAGCCGGCAAAGAAGCCGTTACCGTATCCGATGAAACCCTGGATGTGGTCAAACAATCCCTTAAATATGCCGAAGAAATGGACGGGCTGTTTGATCCGACGATCGGACCGCTGGTGGATCTGTGGGCGATCGGCGAAGGCGGAGAACATGTGCCTGACCAGGCTGACATCGATGCAGCCAAAAGCCTGACCAATTATAAGGATGTTATTATTGATGAGGCCGCGAAGACGATCAAGCTCGCCAAAGAAGGCATGGTGCTGGATATGGGCGGGATCGGCAAAGGATACGCTGCTGACCGGATCGCTGAATATTTGAAGGAGCAGGGTCTGGACAGCGCGATGATTAATCTCGGCGGCAGCAGCATCATTGCACTCGGCAACAAACCGAACGGCTCTCCCTGGAATATCGGCCTGCAGGACCCTGACCAGAGCCGCGGCACACAGCTGGGCACGATCAAAATCTCCGATGAAGTCATCGATGCTTCCGGAGTATATGAGCGCTTCTTCATGCAGGACGGCGTCCGTTATCACCATATTCTTGATCCGCGTACAGGCTTTCCTTCGCAAAACGGCCTAAAAAGCATTACCATCATGAGCCCGAACGCAACAGATGCGGATGCTTTGTCTACCGGCGTATTCCTGATGGGCTTGGAAGAGGGCATGAAATATCTTGAATCCCTGCCTGAGAAGGTTGATGCCTTCTTCATCACCGATGACAATAAAATCTACGCCACTTCGGGACTCAAGGACAGACTTATCCTGACGGATCCTACGTATACCTTTGCGAATTAA
- a CDS encoding metallophosphoesterase family protein, with product MRIGVVSDTHLPRSAKALPQALVKEFRQVDQILHLGDWVALEIYDLLAELAPVEGIAGNNDGTEIIQRFGERKIVTLEGMRIGLIHGHAPYSRKGTDGNALLAFEGEEVDCILFGHSHQPLMRRENGILLFNPGSPTDKRREKQYSFGLLDIEDGKINARHVFYDSRE from the coding sequence GTGAGAATAGGAGTTGTATCGGATACCCATTTGCCGCGGTCGGCCAAGGCACTGCCGCAGGCGCTGGTGAAGGAATTCCGCCAGGTGGACCAGATTCTGCACCTGGGCGACTGGGTGGCCCTGGAGATCTATGATCTGCTGGCCGAGCTTGCGCCGGTAGAGGGAATTGCCGGCAATAATGACGGTACGGAGATTATCCAGCGGTTCGGGGAGCGCAAGATTGTTACCCTTGAGGGCATGCGTATCGGGCTGATCCACGGTCATGCCCCGTATTCCCGCAAAGGGACGGACGGGAACGCGCTGCTTGCTTTTGAAGGCGAAGAGGTGGACTGCATTCTGTTCGGCCATTCGCATCAGCCGCTAATGCGCCGGGAGAACGGTATATTGCTGTTCAATCCCGGTTCCCCTACTGACAAACGGCGCGAGAAGCAGTATTCCTTCGGACTACTCGATATTGAGGACGGCAAAATCAATGCCCGGCATGTCTTCTACGACTCCAGAGAGTAG
- a CDS encoding HAD family hydrolase yields the protein MDNSNKLAVFFDLDDTLYDHLVPFREAVREVLAPDESDLNYADLFYTVRHHSDLLWPKYLQGELELEETRVLRLELAFAEYGLELSRGQAEQVQAAYIGRQYTIEMIDGVEAQLRRFIALGHKVGIITNGPEEHQMNKLRGLGIDKLIPPEMIFISDAVGLAKPDPAIFEHVNRVTGTTADNSLYVGDTWDNDVVGALSAGWKVCWYNPRGRQPRTEHVPSHTFTNYQEFSELPLI from the coding sequence GTGGATAACAGCAATAAACTGGCAGTATTTTTTGATCTGGATGATACGCTGTACGACCATTTGGTGCCGTTCCGTGAAGCGGTGCGCGAGGTGCTGGCGCCGGATGAGAGCGATTTGAATTATGCGGATTTATTCTATACCGTAAGGCATCACAGCGATCTGCTCTGGCCGAAGTATTTGCAAGGCGAGCTTGAGCTGGAGGAGACCCGGGTGCTGCGGCTGGAGCTGGCTTTTGCCGAATATGGGCTTGAGCTTAGCCGCGGGCAGGCCGAGCAGGTTCAGGCGGCATACATAGGCCGACAGTATACAATAGAGATGATTGACGGGGTAGAAGCGCAGCTGCGGCGGTTCATCGCCTTAGGGCACAAGGTCGGGATTATTACGAACGGGCCGGAGGAGCATCAGATGAACAAGCTGCGCGGACTTGGCATCGACAAGCTGATTCCGCCGGAGATGATCTTCATCTCGGATGCTGTCGGACTGGCGAAGCCGGACCCGGCGATCTTCGAGCATGTTAACCGGGTAACAGGGACAACCGCTGACAACTCGCTATATGTCGGGGACACCTGGGATAATGATGTGGTCGGCGCACTGTCGGCGGGCTGGAAGGTATGCTGGTACAATCCCCGCGGCAGACAGCCACGTACGGAGCATGTTCCAAGCCATACGTTTACGAACTACCAAGAATTTAGTGAGCTTCCGCTGATCTGA
- a CDS encoding RtcB family protein, with product MNTIEQQAGYEPRYKHEVALPGGDLKVYASEQLFGSLDYKVLEMANNNLQIPNIEYMSYTPDVHVGVGTCIGTTAVWDAASGYVSPSIVGSDIGCGMRVHLTNLHKDDLREVKLRRKLVRAIEKYLPMEAQQRGHYSDIRLENIVRKGLHGLPNKYIPDSYTPKKSSALSRVEISKLAFDEEILNELPDMAWHRGHRQLGTLGGGNHFVEIQAIEIAEEQREVAEAWGLKDGQIAVMIHSGSRAWGGMVNQFCTPAFAKVMGQLGLGSADPRLIYAPLDHPQGQRYVNLMYSALNYAVVNRHLIAYGVREAFRDVFGTKCELRTLYDLMHNYAWREETSSGTKFVHRKGATRALPAGHPDNPSVYAATGHPALIPGSMGTASYIMVGQPGGEENYYSICHGAGRIRSRTATKRLVSVHEFSRSLKVGKEDEIVVNQHSLESIIDESPQAYKNVDEIIESVTGAGLAAVVAKCKPLAAIKGTK from the coding sequence ATGAATACCATAGAACAGCAAGCGGGCTATGAGCCCCGCTACAAACATGAGGTGGCCCTTCCGGGCGGCGACCTCAAGGTATACGCCAGCGAGCAATTGTTTGGCTCACTTGATTACAAGGTCCTGGAAATGGCCAATAACAATCTGCAGATTCCGAATATCGAGTACATGAGCTACACCCCGGATGTACATGTAGGCGTCGGAACCTGCATTGGCACTACCGCGGTCTGGGATGCCGCATCAGGCTATGTATCGCCGTCCATCGTGGGCAGCGATATCGGCTGCGGCATGCGTGTGCATTTGACTAATCTGCACAAAGACGATCTGCGTGAGGTCAAGCTGCGCCGGAAGCTGGTCCGCGCCATTGAGAAATATCTGCCGATGGAAGCACAGCAGCGCGGCCATTACAGCGATATCCGGCTGGAGAACATTGTCCGCAAAGGGCTGCATGGCCTGCCGAACAAATATATTCCCGACAGCTATACCCCGAAGAAATCAAGTGCGCTATCCCGTGTGGAGATCAGCAAGCTCGCTTTTGACGAGGAGATTCTGAATGAGCTGCCCGATATGGCCTGGCACCGGGGGCACCGGCAGCTGGGTACACTCGGCGGCGGCAACCATTTCGTAGAGATTCAGGCGATTGAAATTGCTGAGGAGCAGCGGGAAGTGGCCGAAGCCTGGGGCCTTAAGGACGGTCAGATTGCCGTGATGATCCATTCCGGTTCCCGGGCCTGGGGCGGGATGGTCAACCAGTTCTGTACTCCCGCTTTTGCTAAGGTGATGGGACAGCTGGGTCTCGGCAGCGCCGATCCGCGGCTGATCTATGCCCCGCTTGACCATCCGCAAGGCCAGCGCTATGTCAATCTGATGTACTCCGCGCTGAATTATGCGGTGGTGAACCGCCATCTGATCGCTTACGGGGTCCGCGAGGCTTTCCGCGACGTGTTCGGCACGAAGTGCGAGCTGCGCACGCTCTACGATCTGATGCACAATTACGCCTGGAGAGAGGAGACTTCCTCCGGCACCAAATTTGTGCACCGCAAGGGGGCGACACGTGCCCTGCCGGCCGGTCATCCGGATAATCCGTCTGTCTATGCGGCAACCGGGCATCCGGCGCTGATTCCCGGCTCCATGGGCACGGCCTCTTATATCATGGTTGGCCAGCCCGGCGGGGAAGAAAATTATTATTCCATCTGCCATGGAGCAGGGCGCATCCGTTCACGCACAGCGACAAAACGGCTGGTGTCGGTCCATGAATTTTCCCGGTCGCTGAAGGTCGGCAAAGAAGATGAGATCGTAGTGAATCAGCATTCCCTGGAATCTATCATTGACGAATCCCCTCAGGCCTATAAGAATGTAGATGAGATCATAGAAAGCGTTACGGGCGCCGGCCTGGCTGCCGTTGTGGCCAAATGCAAGCCGCTCGCAGCGATAAAGGGGACGAAATAG
- a CDS encoding AAA family ATPase: protein MEQECKKQTVIYQYDEGAKGLIKGYDVYARLVDGILEALYSRYGVRYELYASDDPNSEYWKLLLDDVQSGNPEVEHVARIFDRLEDRTFIYDDDKEQPEYNIHLSIRNNVLAYPAMGVALARVPVFQENGINFQDFVFAASDEQLQVFLSNVRKRQREQNINKVTVFTDRRNGMFREDEPITRSVGRDDVVLDAAIKKEIYRSLDQFFDADRSFYVKYDIPYKRGILLYGHPGNGKTTLVKSIAGSVPGPVVYWQITEYTSSESVNEVFEAAARLAPMVLVIEDIDSMPQEVRSFFLNTLDGATSKEGIFLIGTTNYPEKIDPGLMNRAGRFDRAYEIKMPNEELRLEYLQLRGFSAFAGEEGVALAARLTSDFSLTQLGELYVSAALEWHENGAADVEQLVRGMRGELDKGRKREWMRDASSTIGFY from the coding sequence ATGGAGCAGGAGTGCAAGAAACAGACTGTAATTTACCAGTACGATGAAGGTGCAAAAGGCCTGATCAAGGGGTACGATGTGTATGCCCGTCTCGTTGACGGTATCCTTGAAGCTCTGTACTCGCGCTATGGCGTCCGCTATGAGCTGTATGCGAGTGATGATCCGAACAGTGAATATTGGAAGCTGCTGCTAGATGATGTGCAGTCCGGCAATCCCGAGGTGGAGCATGTGGCGCGGATTTTTGACCGTCTGGAGGACCGGACTTTCATTTATGATGATGACAAGGAGCAGCCGGAGTACAATATCCATCTGTCCATCCGCAATAATGTGCTTGCTTATCCGGCCATGGGGGTAGCGCTTGCCCGGGTGCCTGTTTTTCAGGAGAACGGCATTAATTTTCAGGATTTCGTCTTTGCTGCATCGGATGAACAGCTGCAGGTGTTCTTAAGCAATGTGCGCAAGCGGCAGCGGGAGCAGAACATCAATAAGGTGACAGTGTTCACCGACAGACGAAACGGTATGTTCCGTGAAGACGAGCCGATTACCCGTTCTGTAGGACGGGATGATGTCGTATTGGATGCCGCAATCAAAAAAGAAATTTACCGCTCGCTCGACCAGTTTTTTGACGCAGACCGCAGTTTTTATGTCAAATACGATATTCCATATAAGCGGGGAATCCTGCTCTACGGCCACCCCGGCAACGGTAAAACAACACTCGTCAAATCCATCGCAGGAAGCGTCCCCGGACCTGTTGTGTACTGGCAGATTACTGAATACACCAGCAGTGAATCGGTAAACGAGGTGTTCGAGGCCGCAGCCCGGCTTGCGCCGATGGTACTGGTGATTGAGGATATTGACTCCATGCCGCAGGAGGTCCGCTCCTTTTTCCTGAATACGCTGGACGGGGCCACCTCCAAGGAAGGGATTTTCCTGATTGGCACCACCAATTATCCGGAGAAAATAGACCCCGGCCTCATGAACCGCGCCGGGCGCTTTGACCGGGCCTACGAGATCAAAATGCCTAATGAGGAGCTGCGGCTGGAGTATCTGCAGCTGCGCGGCTTCTCCGCTTTTGCCGGCGAGGAAGGGGTTGCCCTGGCTGCGCGCCTGACCTCGGATTTCTCGCTGACACAGCTTGGCGAGCTCTATGTCAGTGCCGCGCTGGAGTGGCATGAGAACGGCGCAGCCGATGTGGAGCAGCTGGTCCGCGGGATGCGCGGCGAGCTGGATAAGGGGCGCAAGCGGGAATGGATGCGGGATGCCTCATCCACGATCGGGTTTTATTGA
- a CDS encoding GNAT family N-acetyltransferase, with product MISYRLERATLQDAELIAPLFNEYRVYYGQEPDLPGALHFLQQRLEAGESAIFMAVTGEGGSRYAGGLAQLYPSFSSLTMQRLWVLNDLFVAEQLRGRGLGTMLLEEVRNFALNTGTKGLTLTTMTDNISAQRLYEAQGYVRDHDFYTYDLFFEK from the coding sequence ATGATATCCTATCGTTTGGAACGTGCAACACTTCAGGACGCGGAGCTTATTGCTCCGCTGTTTAATGAATACAGGGTGTATTACGGACAGGAACCGGATCTGCCGGGGGCTTTACATTTTCTGCAGCAGAGATTGGAAGCAGGAGAATCGGCCATTTTCATGGCTGTGACGGGTGAAGGCGGTAGCAGATATGCCGGAGGGTTGGCCCAGCTATACCCTTCCTTCTCTTCACTGACGATGCAGCGGCTGTGGGTGCTGAATGATCTGTTCGTTGCAGAACAGCTGCGCGGGCGCGGGCTTGGTACGATGCTGCTGGAAGAGGTGCGGAATTTTGCCCTGAACACAGGGACTAAAGGTCTGACTTTGACGACCATGACTGACAACATATCAGCACAGCGTCTGTATGAAGCGCAGGGTTACGTCCGGGATCATGACTTTTATACGTATGATCTGTTTTTTGAAAAATGA
- a CDS encoding sigma-70 family RNA polymerase sigma factor, whose protein sequence is MKLNSLDDYYQSYVHDIYRYLRSLCRNHHLAEELTQETFYRAYLYLEDCREDKIKPWLFRVAYNAFIDHTRKAHRSITKEADYFKALPHPETTEDVLLRQEVMEEMALLVEGLPEAQRHALLLHDFHGLSYQEAAHIMDVGLSNYKILIFRARQKLREAERRRNGDE, encoded by the coding sequence ATGAAGTTAAATTCGCTGGATGATTATTATCAGAGCTATGTGCATGATATTTACCGGTACTTACGTTCCCTGTGCCGTAACCACCACCTCGCCGAAGAGTTAACGCAGGAGACCTTTTACCGTGCTTATTTGTATTTGGAGGATTGCCGCGAAGACAAAATCAAACCCTGGCTGTTCCGGGTAGCCTACAACGCTTTTATTGATCATACACGAAAAGCGCATCGCAGCATTACCAAAGAAGCGGACTATTTCAAGGCACTGCCTCATCCGGAAACCACCGAGGATGTGCTGCTGAGGCAGGAAGTGATGGAAGAAATGGCACTATTGGTGGAGGGGCTGCCCGAGGCCCAGCGGCATGCGCTATTACTTCATGATTTTCACGGATTGTCTTACCAGGAGGCGGCACACATCATGGATGTAGGCCTGTCCAATTATAAAATACTGATCTTCCGCGCCAGGCAAAAGCTGCGGGAGGCGGAGCGGAGGAGGAATGGGGATGAGTGA